A genomic stretch from Natronincola ferrireducens includes:
- a CDS encoding cytidyltransferase, translating to MKSLQLHRVYNEIYDCLLSKDFLKTHHIKEDFIKSHLQSSSFIDFLEEMLETNNYSCKAVFMLCKNILMDLWEKKIPQDPLQYIYQFTLSLSFPNSVELDLKNFLNNGCFLYLKVLRVISQHQKLYDDSMQSKYPLDLLPIGETNNLMNVSEYKSFVGAFYDDYIYEMMKLNHEVTGHNTLDHICGVHHLAVFIAEQLLSKNIPLDLGRVSGGAAGHDIGKFGCRSSESKRVAYLHYYYTDQWFKKHNIPNIGHVALNHSVWDLELENLSIESLILIYSDFRVKNISVDNNRPSMKMIGLEDAFDIILGKLDNVDKNKENRYRRVYMKLKDFEDFLLSIDIIIDPHILVQENVEIRKTYYALMEGKGITEHLKYIAIHHNINLMYKFRDETSLNEIIEIARAEQDPKVLREYLDLFEEYSTYLTQKQKIIAIKFLYEKIIHPEEDIRRQCASTIGSLIATFDENYRKEIPEGLKLEKPKITSYQLLHQYMKSYIYPDHKIIPLHRRWIRYSLATFIDALFIKCKAQQEDIYKEIILKYYKEEGLEEDIYIALIQSLKYIPLNNASAFFKYAVHYVISFLKHKDDDIRISALDTLGYLAQNISKECETHELILNQLTEVKLSSIPAENFLYLKIAETLCVEDTIIDNLKSFYNQDVNKISSMFLNNLKTEINWVTKKFHIKLLLEHALKNTVINKLYIAMHFSNLLKVSAVENVRSEAGESLVEVFPHLPMEQRNDLAIELLRTLEIEGAQFTKYIPNYLGQIIIYLKPLELDEIIEDLIEKIKHANTHINSLLLKTIGVFISNYPKYKEIFKEEDVHYNRRLTKMLGILLNGLVHHNPQIKQVSFSVIGKEVFGLSLLTLEEKYYIFQLVGKKVLTLLTDSEESELLFLTNSAGLNHIYRFISSYKFAFNDICVKTPEKVAFFPGSFDPFTLGHKEIAKAIRDLGFEVYLAVDEFSWSKRTQPNLQRKNIINMSIADEMDIYLYPEDFPVNLANPENLNDLKNNFCHSKVYIVVGTDVILNASAYKRELSQSTITDFPHIIFERRSDDCDGEKAYDMEKILITFKQPVIKLNLPPQYEDISSTQIRNYIDENRDISKLIDPLSQKYIYTNNLYRREPQYKSLVQTISIDIDVRNSFNYEIINTIASIFHPKDYHKTFKNIEAISQKKNATLILIRDAKEHCRILAYSIFHWLPSDLIYQEFQDSHLSQCVRENYTGRIILLDGIFVREDIPSDNIRQIILTETLAYCVKNDYGYGIFTNKIDDRTSRELYKILKLHGFQELSHSPSHPPVLAVNMTNPCSLNLDIQTFIKEPFRSNENVKTIISATRKRLQEALTKLYPGHLVLCFDRDIVEETLVKKICRENEVPPLPVYPKKLGSSMCVPFGNILNRAIVPNTVTKTLHTEKMFNPNMKHFIIGAFPYYLSLEKQIRIIHAFNKPVILIDDLLNKGYRIKALDPILKKENIHVKKIVVGMLSGQGKELMEIQNREVDSAYFIPKLRHWFNEGLLYPFIGGDTLWRGIYPQKNLLPSINLILPYTSPSFIKGVSNESLYNLSLVCIQNALEILKVLEMTYQKTNERKLTLSLLGEVFLYPRCPDQGKNSFYDFNVNPSTHLNRDLELLKRLEYNFIKSS from the coding sequence ATGAAATCATTACAGTTACACAGAGTATACAATGAAATATATGATTGTTTATTGTCAAAAGATTTTTTGAAAACCCATCATATTAAAGAAGATTTTATAAAAAGTCATCTCCAGTCTTCATCCTTTATTGATTTTTTAGAAGAAATGTTAGAAACCAATAATTATAGCTGTAAAGCTGTTTTCATGCTTTGTAAAAACATTCTTATGGATTTATGGGAGAAGAAGATTCCCCAGGATCCTCTTCAATACATCTATCAATTTACACTTAGTCTGTCCTTCCCCAATTCTGTTGAATTAGATTTAAAAAATTTTCTAAACAATGGATGTTTTCTCTATTTAAAGGTATTAAGAGTTATATCTCAACACCAAAAACTCTATGATGATAGTATGCAAAGTAAATATCCCTTAGACCTCCTACCTATTGGAGAAACAAATAATCTTATGAATGTTTCTGAGTATAAAAGTTTTGTAGGTGCTTTTTATGATGATTATATTTATGAAATGATGAAGCTTAATCATGAAGTTACAGGTCATAATACATTGGATCATATATGTGGGGTCCATCACCTTGCTGTTTTTATTGCAGAGCAATTGTTGTCTAAAAATATTCCTTTGGATTTAGGAAGGGTTTCTGGAGGAGCTGCTGGACATGATATTGGTAAATTTGGCTGTAGAAGCTCTGAATCTAAAAGAGTAGCTTATCTTCATTATTATTATACAGACCAATGGTTTAAAAAACATAATATACCTAATATAGGTCATGTTGCGTTGAATCATTCTGTTTGGGATCTTGAACTTGAAAATTTATCTATAGAATCCCTTATCCTTATTTATAGTGATTTTAGGGTAAAAAACATATCGGTGGATAACAATAGACCATCAATGAAAATGATCGGCCTTGAAGATGCATTTGATATTATACTAGGGAAGTTAGATAATGTAGATAAAAACAAAGAAAATCGTTATAGACGTGTTTATATGAAATTAAAGGATTTTGAAGACTTTTTACTAAGTATAGATATAATTATTGACCCACATATCCTTGTACAAGAAAATGTTGAGATAAGGAAAACCTATTATGCTTTAATGGAAGGAAAAGGAATAACTGAGCATCTAAAATATATTGCTATTCATCACAATATCAATTTAATGTACAAATTTAGAGATGAGACTTCCCTTAATGAGATTATTGAAATTGCCAGAGCAGAGCAAGATCCAAAGGTGCTCAGAGAATATTTAGATTTATTTGAAGAGTATTCTACCTATCTAACACAAAAGCAAAAAATTATTGCTATAAAATTTCTATACGAAAAGATCATTCATCCCGAAGAGGATATCCGTAGACAATGTGCCTCTACTATTGGTAGCTTAATAGCTACCTTCGATGAGAACTATCGCAAAGAAATTCCTGAAGGTTTAAAACTGGAGAAACCAAAGATAACAAGTTATCAGCTGTTACATCAATACATGAAGAGTTATATTTATCCTGACCATAAAATTATCCCCCTCCATCGCAGATGGATACGATATAGCCTAGCTACATTTATTGATGCTTTATTCATTAAATGCAAAGCTCAACAGGAGGACATCTATAAAGAAATCATTCTAAAATACTATAAGGAGGAGGGTTTGGAAGAAGATATTTATATTGCTCTAATCCAAAGCTTGAAATATATACCATTAAACAATGCATCTGCTTTCTTTAAGTATGCTGTCCATTATGTAATATCCTTTCTGAAGCATAAAGATGATGACATTAGGATTTCTGCTTTAGACACCCTAGGTTATCTAGCACAGAATATTTCTAAGGAATGTGAAACCCATGAATTAATCCTTAACCAGTTAACTGAAGTAAAGTTGTCATCTATACCGGCTGAAAACTTTTTATATTTAAAAATAGCAGAGACATTATGTGTAGAGGATACTATAATAGATAATTTAAAGAGTTTTTATAATCAAGACGTCAACAAAATCTCCAGTATGTTTTTAAACAATCTAAAAACAGAAATCAATTGGGTTACAAAGAAATTTCATATTAAGCTCTTATTGGAACATGCTCTTAAAAATACTGTTATTAATAAACTTTATATAGCAATGCATTTTTCTAACCTGTTAAAGGTTAGTGCTGTGGAAAATGTGAGAAGTGAAGCAGGAGAGTCATTGGTAGAAGTGTTTCCTCATCTTCCCATGGAGCAAAGAAATGATCTTGCTATTGAATTGCTACGAACCCTTGAAATAGAAGGTGCACAATTTACAAAATATATACCAAATTATTTAGGACAAATCATTATTTATCTAAAGCCACTGGAATTAGATGAAATTATTGAAGATTTAATAGAAAAAATTAAACATGCCAACACCCATATCAATTCCTTATTATTAAAAACAATCGGTGTGTTTATCTCTAATTACCCTAAATACAAAGAAATATTTAAAGAAGAAGATGTCCATTATAATCGTCGTTTGACAAAAATGCTAGGGATTTTATTAAATGGCTTAGTGCATCATAATCCTCAAATTAAGCAAGTTTCCTTCAGTGTTATTGGAAAGGAAGTCTTTGGTTTAAGTTTATTAACCTTAGAAGAAAAATATTATATATTCCAATTGGTAGGAAAAAAAGTATTAACACTTTTAACTGATTCAGAGGAAAGCGAGTTATTATTTCTTACTAACTCTGCTGGATTAAATCATATTTATCGTTTTATCTCAAGCTACAAATTTGCCTTCAACGATATTTGTGTAAAAACGCCGGAAAAAGTAGCCTTTTTTCCAGGCTCCTTTGACCCTTTTACCCTTGGTCACAAAGAAATAGCTAAAGCTATTAGAGACTTAGGATTTGAGGTTTATCTAGCAGTTGATGAATTTTCTTGGTCAAAACGTACTCAGCCTAATCTTCAAAGAAAAAACATCATTAATATGTCAATCGCTGATGAAATGGATATCTATTTGTATCCTGAAGATTTTCCAGTAAATCTTGCTAATCCTGAAAACTTAAATGATTTAAAGAATAACTTTTGTCACTCTAAAGTATATATTGTAGTAGGTACAGATGTAATCTTAAATGCCTCTGCCTATAAAAGAGAACTGAGCCAAAGTACCATTACTGACTTTCCTCACATTATATTTGAAAGAAGAAGTGATGATTGCGATGGGGAAAAGGCTTATGACATGGAAAAGATTCTTATTACTTTTAAACAGCCAGTTATAAAACTAAATCTTCCCCCACAATACGAAGATATTAGTTCTACACAAATTAGAAATTATATTGATGAAAATAGAGATATATCAAAATTGATAGACCCTCTTTCCCAAAAATATATTTATACTAACAATTTATATAGAAGAGAGCCTCAATATAAGTCATTGGTTCAAACAATTTCTATTGATATTGATGTTAGAAATAGCTTTAATTATGAGATAATCAATACCATAGCATCCATCTTCCATCCCAAAGATTATCATAAAACCTTTAAAAATATTGAAGCTATTAGTCAAAAGAAAAATGCAACCTTGATTTTAATTCGGGATGCAAAGGAGCATTGTAGGATTCTTGCTTATTCTATTTTTCACTGGCTACCCTCAGATTTAATTTATCAAGAATTTCAAGATAGTCATCTTTCCCAGTGTGTCCGTGAAAATTATACAGGCAGAATTATATTGTTAGATGGTATTTTTGTTAGAGAAGACATTCCTTCCGATAATATTCGTCAGATTATTTTGACAGAAACCTTGGCTTATTGTGTGAAAAATGATTATGGTTATGGTATATTTACTAATAAAATAGATGACCGTACATCGAGGGAGCTATATAAAATACTAAAGCTCCATGGGTTTCAAGAGCTGTCCCACTCCCCAAGCCATCCTCCTGTCTTAGCAGTAAATATGACAAACCCCTGTAGTTTAAATCTTGATATTCAGACATTTATTAAAGAACCCTTTAGAAGTAATGAAAATGTAAAAACCATCATATCTGCTACTAGAAAAAGGCTACAGGAAGCTCTTACAAAGCTATACCCTGGTCACTTAGTTCTTTGTTTTGATAGAGATATAGTAGAAGAAACCCTCGTGAAGAAAATTTGTCGTGAAAATGAAGTTCCTCCACTTCCTGTATATCCTAAGAAGTTAGGATCTTCTATGTGTGTTCCTTTTGGTAATATTTTAAACAGAGCCATCGTGCCAAATACCGTGACTAAAACCCTCCATACAGAGAAAATGTTTAACCCTAATATGAAACACTTTATAATAGGAGCTTTTCCCTATTACCTAAGCTTAGAAAAGCAAATTAGAATAATACATGCCTTCAATAAACCTGTTATTCTAATAGATGATCTTTTAAATAAAGGGTACCGTATTAAAGCCCTTGACCCTATACTGAAAAAAGAAAATATCCATGTGAAAAAGATTGTTGTGGGAATGTTGTCGGGTCAAGGTAAGGAATTAATGGAAATTCAAAATAGAGAAGTTGATAGTGCTTATTTTATCCCTAAGCTTCGTCATTGGTTCAATGAAGGACTCTTATACCCCTTTATAGGTGGTGACACTTTATGGCGTGGAATATACCCCCAAAAAAACTTACTTCCCTCTATTAATTTAATTTTACCCTACACTTCACCCTCCTTTATAAAGGGAGTCTCCAATGAAAGTCTTTATAATTTATCTTTAGTATGTATTCAGAATGCTTTAGAAATTTTAAAAGTATTAGAAATGACTTATCAAAAGACAAATGAAAGAAAGCTCACCCTTTCTTTACTTGGGGAGGTGTTTTTATATCCTCGTTGTCCAGATCAAGGAAAAAATTCCTTCTATGACTTTAATGTTAATCCTTCTACTCACCTTAATAGAGATTTAGAACTGCTTAAACGATTGGAATACAACTTTATTAAAAGCTCTTAA
- a CDS encoding L,D-transpeptidase family protein → MNKPIKPVIKIIEQGGDSILTQFLSLCIAATMLVPVIGDAAENHYMGMEEDTVLEEHIPIEEFDEHMKEDREKNTTEKKEIDYTIALRELGYYKEDHASKDINMRNAVLRFQSEHNLVVDGSFGPRSTKALQERLQDKEFRHSDVITNTPTDKHWIAINKTKRILTLYYGNEVIKKYPIAQGKHPSATPEGKFTIVNKLVNPAWGGAGISAPVAGGSPQNPLGYRWMGISHKGGGSYGIHGNNSPTSIGTNVSLGCVRMINSDVEELYELVNTKTPVWIGTDEKLKQWGVHNKSYAY, encoded by the coding sequence ATGAATAAACCAATCAAGCCTGTAATAAAAATTATTGAGCAGGGAGGTGATAGCATATTAACGCAATTTCTGTCATTATGTATTGCTGCTACCATGTTGGTACCAGTAATTGGCGATGCAGCAGAAAATCATTATATGGGAATGGAGGAGGATACTGTACTAGAAGAGCATATACCGATAGAAGAATTTGACGAACATATGAAAGAAGATAGAGAAAAAAACACCACTGAAAAAAAAGAAATTGATTATACCATAGCTCTTAGAGAGCTAGGTTATTATAAAGAAGATCATGCCAGTAAAGACATTAATATGAGAAATGCAGTTCTACGGTTTCAAAGTGAACACAATCTTGTAGTAGATGGGTCATTTGGACCAAGGTCAACGAAAGCTCTACAAGAACGTCTGCAAGATAAGGAGTTTCGGCATAGTGATGTAATTACAAATACCCCTACTGACAAGCATTGGATAGCAATAAACAAAACAAAAAGAATTCTAACCCTCTATTATGGAAATGAGGTCATAAAAAAATATCCTATAGCCCAAGGAAAACACCCTTCTGCTACACCAGAAGGAAAATTTACTATAGTAAATAAACTGGTCAATCCTGCTTGGGGTGGCGCAGGTATATCAGCTCCTGTAGCGGGGGGATCTCCTCAAAATCCTCTGGGTTATCGATGGATGGGAATTTCCCATAAGGGAGGTGGTTCCTATGGTATTCACGGAAACAACTCACCTACATCTATAGGAACCAACGTTTCATTAGGATGCGTTCGAATGATTAATTCCGATGTTGAGGAATTATATGAATTGGTAAATACAAAGACTCCTGTATGGATTGGAACAGATGAGAAATTGAAACAATGGGGAGTTCATAATAAGAGCTATGCTTACTAA